From Lagenorhynchus albirostris chromosome 10, mLagAlb1.1, whole genome shotgun sequence, the proteins below share one genomic window:
- the IL17RC gene encoding interleukin-17 receptor C isoform X19 yields the protein MSTWLCMVSLSSHDWALVHGTGKSLKMKRRLELQRTQRSRSLGTAYPTARCVLLEVRVPAALVQPGQSVGSVVFECFEAALGAEVRIWSYTQPRYQKELNLTQQLPDCRGLEVRDSIQSCWALPVLNVSADGNDVHLVVDIPEDQRFGLSLYWNQVPGPAKPWWHRNLTGPQTITLNHTDLVPCLCIQVWRLEPDSVRTSICPFREDPRAHRNLWRAARLQLLPPRAWRLDAPCSLPAEATLCWQAPDGGPCQPLVPPLPRENVTVNKALEFPLLKGHPNICVQLLLFLVPLTLAPSEQVSTWEKQELQECLWADSLGPLKDDMLLVETRGPQDNRSLCALEPSGCTPLLSRASTRAARLGGPLLQDVQSGQCLQLWDDDLGALWACPMEKYIHRRWALVWMACLLLAAVLFLLLLLKKNHVKGWLRLLKEDVRLGAAARSRAALLLYSADDAGFERLVGALASALFQLPLRVAVDLWSRRELSAQGPLAWFHAQRRQTLQEGGVVVLLFSPGAVALCREWLQDANSAPGAHGPHDAFAASLSCLLPDFLQGRAPGRYVGAYFDRLLSPDAVPALFRSVPVFSLPSQMPEFLGTLQGPAAPHPWRLAERAEQVSRALQPALDSCFRAPGTGRGMGPEAEDRT from the exons ATGTCCACTTGGCTGTGCATGGTGAGCCTGTCATCCCATGACTGGGCATTGGTGCAT GGTACTGGGAAGAGCCTGAAGATGAAGAGACGTTTGGAATTGCAGAGGACCCAGCGATCGAGGAGCCTAGGAACG GCCTACCCTACTGCCCGCTGCGTCCTACTGGAGGTGCGAGTGCCTGCTGCCCTCGTGCAGCCTGGTCAGTCTGTG GGCTCTGTAGTATTTGAGTGCTTCGAGGCTGCCCTGGGGGCTGAGGTGCGAATCTGGTCCTACACTCAGCCCCGGTACCAGAAGGAACTCAATCTCACACAGCAGCTGCCTG ACTGCAGGGGTCTCGAAGTCCGGGACAGCATTCAGAGCTGCTGGG CCCTGCCCGTGCTCAACGTGTCTGCAGATGGCAATGACGTGCACCTGGTGGTGGACATCCCTGAGGATCAGCGCTTTGGCCTCTCCCTGTACTGGAACCAGGTCCCGGGCCCTGCAAAACCCTGGTGGCACAGAAACCTG ACTGGGCCGCAGACCATTACCTTGAACCACACAGACCTGGTTCCCTGCCTCTGTATTCAG GTGTGGCGTCTAGAGCCCGACTCTGTCAGGACCAGCATCTGCCCCTTTAGGGAGG ACCCCCGTGCACACCGGAACCTTTGGCGTGCCGCCCGGCTGCAGCTGCTGCCCCCGCGGGCCTGGCGGCTGGACGCGCCGTGCTCACTACCCGCTGAGGCCACACTGTGTTGGCAGGCACCGGATGGGGGCCCCTGCCAGCCGCTGGTCCCACCGCTGCCCCGAGAGAATGTCACTGTGAAT AAGGCTCTTGAGTTCCCATTGCTGAAAGGCCACCCCAACATCTGTGTCCAG cttttgcttttcctcGTGCCCCTAACCCTGGCCCCTTCTGAGCAGGTGAGCACCTGGGAGAAGCAGGAGCTACAAGAGTGCTTGTGGGCTG ACTCCCTGGGGCCCCTCAAGGATGACATGCTGCTCGTGGAGACACGAGGCCCCCAGGACAACAGATCACTCTGCGCCTTGGAACCCAGTGGCTGCACTCCACTGCTTAGCAGGGCGTCCACG AGGGCAGCTCGTCTTGGAGGGCCGTTACTACAAGATGTGCAGTCAGGCCAGTGTCTTCAG CTGTGGGACGATGACCTGGGAGCACTATGGGCCTGCCCCATGGAAAAGT ACATCCACCGGCGCTGGGCCCTGGTCTGGATGGCCTGCTTACTCTTGGCCGctgtgcttttccttctcctcctcctcaaaAAGAACCACGTGAAAG GGTGGCTGAGGCTCTTGAAGGAGGACGTCCGCTTGGGGG CGGCCGCCAGGAGCCGCGCGGCTCTGCTCCTCTACTCCGCCGACGACGCTGGCTTCGAGCGCCTGGTGGGCGCCCTGGCTTCGGCGCTGTTCCAGCTGCCGCTGCGCGTGGCCGTGGACCTGTGGAGCCGCCGCGAACTGAGTGCGCAGGGGCCCCTGGCCTGGTTCCACGCGCAGCGGCGCCAGACCCTGCAGGAGGGCGGCGTGGTGGTCCTGCTCTTCTCGCCCGGGGCCGTGGCGCTGTGCCGCGAATGGCTGCAGGACGCGAATTCGGCGCCCGGGGCTCACGGCCCGCACGACGCCTTCGCCGCCTCGCTCAGCTGCTTGCTGCCAGACTTCTTGCAGGGTCGGGCGCCCGGCCGCTACGTCGGGGCCTACTTCGACAGACTGCTGTCCCCGGACGCCGTGCCCGCCCTGTTCCGCAGCGTGCCGGTCTTCTCACTGCCCTCACAGATGCCCGAGTTCCTGGGGACCCTGCAGGGGCccgcagccccccacccctggcggCTCGCGGAGAGAGCGGAGCAGGTATCCCGGGCCCTGCAGCCCGCCCTGGACAGCTGCTTCCGGGCCCCGGGGACGGGACGCGGGATGGGGCCTGAGGCAGAGGACAGGACTTGA
- the IL17RC gene encoding interleukin-17 receptor C isoform X13: protein MGVTTPGRGRAQAAQRRDPETGEGFRPLLPAGTQLSGRRGVVSAPLRGAGRTGPQAWVLPGTWKMPVPWFFLSLALGRNPVVLSLERVAGPQDTARCSPGLSCHLWDGDVLCLPGSLVSAPGPVLVPTGLQTELVLRCYKDTDCDLCVRVDVHLAVHGYWEEPEDEETFGIAEDPAIEEPRNGLPYCPLRPTGGASACCPRAAWSVCDCRGLEVRDSIQSCWALPVLNVSADGNDVHLVVDIPEDQRFGLSLYWNQVPGPAKPWWHRNLTGPQTITLNHTDLVPCLCIQVWRLEPDSVRTSICPFREDPRAHRNLWRAARLQLLPPRAWRLDAPCSLPAEATLCWQAPDGGPCQPLVPPLPRENVTVNKALEFPLLKGHPNICVQLLLFLVPLTLAPSEQVSTWEKQELQECLWADSLGPLKDDMLLVETRGPQDNRSLCALEPSGCTPLLSRASTRAARLGGPLLQDVQSGQCLQLWDDDLGALWACPMEKYIHRRWALVWMACLLLAAVLFLLLLLKKNHVKGWLRLLKEDVRLGAAARSRAALLLYSADDAGFERLVGALASALFQLPLRVAVDLWSRRELSAQGPLAWFHAQRRQTLQEGGVVVLLFSPGAVALCREWLQDANSAPGAHGPHDAFAASLSCLLPDFLQGRAPGRYVGAYFDRLLSPDAVPALFRSVPVFSLPSQMPEFLGTLQGPAAPHPWRLAERAEQVSRALQPALDSCFRAPGTGRGMGPEAEDRT, encoded by the exons ATGGGAGTCACGACTCCTGGGAGAGGGCGTGCGCAAGCGGCCCAGCGCCGGGACCCCGAGACTGGGGAGGGCTTCCGGCCCCTCCTGCCCGCAGGCACGCAGCTGAGTGGGAGAAGAGGTGTGGTGTCAGCCCCCCTTCGGGGGGCGGGCAGGACAGGGCCTCAGGCCTGGGTGCTGCCTGGCACCTGGAAGATGCCTGTGCCCTGGTTCTTTCTGTCCTTGGCACTGGGCCGAAACCCTGTGGTCCTCTCTCTAGAGAGGGTTGCGGGGCCTCAGGACACTGCCCGCTGCTCTCCG GGCCTTTCCTGCCACCTCTGGG ATGGTGATGTGCTCTGCCTGCCTGGGAGCCTCGTGTCTGCCCCAGGCCCCGTGCTGGTGCCCACAGGCCTGCAGACAGAGCTGGTGCTAAGGTGCTACAAGGATACCGACTGTGACCTCTGTGTGCGTGTGGATGTCCACTTGGCTGTGCATG GGTACTGGGAAGAGCCTGAAGATGAAGAGACGTTTGGAATTGCAGAGGACCCAGCGATCGAGGAGCCTAGGAACG GCCTACCCTACTGCCCGCTGCGTCCTACTGGAGGTGCGAGTGCCTGCTGCCCTCGTGCAGCCTGGTCAGTCTGTG ACTGCAGGGGTCTCGAAGTCCGGGACAGCATTCAGAGCTGCTGGG CCCTGCCCGTGCTCAACGTGTCTGCAGATGGCAATGACGTGCACCTGGTGGTGGACATCCCTGAGGATCAGCGCTTTGGCCTCTCCCTGTACTGGAACCAGGTCCCGGGCCCTGCAAAACCCTGGTGGCACAGAAACCTG ACTGGGCCGCAGACCATTACCTTGAACCACACAGACCTGGTTCCCTGCCTCTGTATTCAG GTGTGGCGTCTAGAGCCCGACTCTGTCAGGACCAGCATCTGCCCCTTTAGGGAGG ACCCCCGTGCACACCGGAACCTTTGGCGTGCCGCCCGGCTGCAGCTGCTGCCCCCGCGGGCCTGGCGGCTGGACGCGCCGTGCTCACTACCCGCTGAGGCCACACTGTGTTGGCAGGCACCGGATGGGGGCCCCTGCCAGCCGCTGGTCCCACCGCTGCCCCGAGAGAATGTCACTGTGAAT AAGGCTCTTGAGTTCCCATTGCTGAAAGGCCACCCCAACATCTGTGTCCAG cttttgcttttcctcGTGCCCCTAACCCTGGCCCCTTCTGAGCAGGTGAGCACCTGGGAGAAGCAGGAGCTACAAGAGTGCTTGTGGGCTG ACTCCCTGGGGCCCCTCAAGGATGACATGCTGCTCGTGGAGACACGAGGCCCCCAGGACAACAGATCACTCTGCGCCTTGGAACCCAGTGGCTGCACTCCACTGCTTAGCAGGGCGTCCACG AGGGCAGCTCGTCTTGGAGGGCCGTTACTACAAGATGTGCAGTCAGGCCAGTGTCTTCAG CTGTGGGACGATGACCTGGGAGCACTATGGGCCTGCCCCATGGAAAAGT ACATCCACCGGCGCTGGGCCCTGGTCTGGATGGCCTGCTTACTCTTGGCCGctgtgcttttccttctcctcctcctcaaaAAGAACCACGTGAAAG GGTGGCTGAGGCTCTTGAAGGAGGACGTCCGCTTGGGGG CGGCCGCCAGGAGCCGCGCGGCTCTGCTCCTCTACTCCGCCGACGACGCTGGCTTCGAGCGCCTGGTGGGCGCCCTGGCTTCGGCGCTGTTCCAGCTGCCGCTGCGCGTGGCCGTGGACCTGTGGAGCCGCCGCGAACTGAGTGCGCAGGGGCCCCTGGCCTGGTTCCACGCGCAGCGGCGCCAGACCCTGCAGGAGGGCGGCGTGGTGGTCCTGCTCTTCTCGCCCGGGGCCGTGGCGCTGTGCCGCGAATGGCTGCAGGACGCGAATTCGGCGCCCGGGGCTCACGGCCCGCACGACGCCTTCGCCGCCTCGCTCAGCTGCTTGCTGCCAGACTTCTTGCAGGGTCGGGCGCCCGGCCGCTACGTCGGGGCCTACTTCGACAGACTGCTGTCCCCGGACGCCGTGCCCGCCCTGTTCCGCAGCGTGCCGGTCTTCTCACTGCCCTCACAGATGCCCGAGTTCCTGGGGACCCTGCAGGGGCccgcagccccccacccctggcggCTCGCGGAGAGAGCGGAGCAGGTATCCCGGGCCCTGCAGCCCGCCCTGGACAGCTGCTTCCGGGCCCCGGGGACGGGACGCGGGATGGGGCCTGAGGCAGAGGACAGGACTTGA
- the IL17RC gene encoding interleukin-17 receptor C isoform X7: MGVTTPGRGRAQAAQRRDPETGEGFRPLLPAGTQLSGRRGVVSAPLRGAGRTGPQAWVLPGTWKMPVPWFFLSLALGRNPVVLSLERVAGPQDTARCSPGLSCHLWDGDVLCLPGSLVSAPGPVLVPTGLQTELVLRCYKDTDCDLCVRVDVHLAVHGYWEEPEDEETFGIAEDPAIEEPRNASLQAHVVLSFQAYPTARCVLLEGSVVFECFEAALGAEVRIWSYTQPRYQKELNLTQQLPALPVLNVSADGNDVHLVVDIPEDQRFGLSLYWNQVPGPAKPWWHRNLTGPQTITLNHTDLVPCLCIQVWRLEPDSVRTSICPFREDPRAHRNLWRAARLQLLPPRAWRLDAPCSLPAEATLCWQAPDGGPCQPLVPPLPRENVTVNKALEFPLLKGHPNICVQLLLFLVPLTLAPSEQVSTWEKQELQECLWADSLGPLKDDMLLVETRGPQDNRSLCALEPSGCTPLLSRASTRAARLGGPLLQDVQSGQCLQLWDDDLGALWACPMEKYIHRRWALVWMACLLLAAVLFLLLLLKKNHVKGWLRLLKEDVRLGAAARSRAALLLYSADDAGFERLVGALASALFQLPLRVAVDLWSRRELSAQGPLAWFHAQRRQTLQEGGVVVLLFSPGAVALCREWLQDANSAPGAHGPHDAFAASLSCLLPDFLQGRAPGRYVGAYFDRLLSPDAVPALFRSVPVFSLPSQMPEFLGTLQGPAAPHPWRLAERAEQVSRALQPALDSCFRAPGTGRGMGPEAEDRT; encoded by the exons ATGGGAGTCACGACTCCTGGGAGAGGGCGTGCGCAAGCGGCCCAGCGCCGGGACCCCGAGACTGGGGAGGGCTTCCGGCCCCTCCTGCCCGCAGGCACGCAGCTGAGTGGGAGAAGAGGTGTGGTGTCAGCCCCCCTTCGGGGGGCGGGCAGGACAGGGCCTCAGGCCTGGGTGCTGCCTGGCACCTGGAAGATGCCTGTGCCCTGGTTCTTTCTGTCCTTGGCACTGGGCCGAAACCCTGTGGTCCTCTCTCTAGAGAGGGTTGCGGGGCCTCAGGACACTGCCCGCTGCTCTCCG GGCCTTTCCTGCCACCTCTGGG ATGGTGATGTGCTCTGCCTGCCTGGGAGCCTCGTGTCTGCCCCAGGCCCCGTGCTGGTGCCCACAGGCCTGCAGACAGAGCTGGTGCTAAGGTGCTACAAGGATACCGACTGTGACCTCTGTGTGCGTGTGGATGTCCACTTGGCTGTGCATG GGTACTGGGAAGAGCCTGAAGATGAAGAGACGTTTGGAATTGCAGAGGACCCAGCGATCGAGGAGCCTAGGAACG CCTCTCTCCAGGCCCACGTCGTGCTCTCCTTCCAGGCCTACCCTACTGCCCGCTGCGTCCTACTGGAG GGCTCTGTAGTATTTGAGTGCTTCGAGGCTGCCCTGGGGGCTGAGGTGCGAATCTGGTCCTACACTCAGCCCCGGTACCAGAAGGAACTCAATCTCACACAGCAGCTGCCTG CCCTGCCCGTGCTCAACGTGTCTGCAGATGGCAATGACGTGCACCTGGTGGTGGACATCCCTGAGGATCAGCGCTTTGGCCTCTCCCTGTACTGGAACCAGGTCCCGGGCCCTGCAAAACCCTGGTGGCACAGAAACCTG ACTGGGCCGCAGACCATTACCTTGAACCACACAGACCTGGTTCCCTGCCTCTGTATTCAG GTGTGGCGTCTAGAGCCCGACTCTGTCAGGACCAGCATCTGCCCCTTTAGGGAGG ACCCCCGTGCACACCGGAACCTTTGGCGTGCCGCCCGGCTGCAGCTGCTGCCCCCGCGGGCCTGGCGGCTGGACGCGCCGTGCTCACTACCCGCTGAGGCCACACTGTGTTGGCAGGCACCGGATGGGGGCCCCTGCCAGCCGCTGGTCCCACCGCTGCCCCGAGAGAATGTCACTGTGAAT AAGGCTCTTGAGTTCCCATTGCTGAAAGGCCACCCCAACATCTGTGTCCAG cttttgcttttcctcGTGCCCCTAACCCTGGCCCCTTCTGAGCAGGTGAGCACCTGGGAGAAGCAGGAGCTACAAGAGTGCTTGTGGGCTG ACTCCCTGGGGCCCCTCAAGGATGACATGCTGCTCGTGGAGACACGAGGCCCCCAGGACAACAGATCACTCTGCGCCTTGGAACCCAGTGGCTGCACTCCACTGCTTAGCAGGGCGTCCACG AGGGCAGCTCGTCTTGGAGGGCCGTTACTACAAGATGTGCAGTCAGGCCAGTGTCTTCAG CTGTGGGACGATGACCTGGGAGCACTATGGGCCTGCCCCATGGAAAAGT ACATCCACCGGCGCTGGGCCCTGGTCTGGATGGCCTGCTTACTCTTGGCCGctgtgcttttccttctcctcctcctcaaaAAGAACCACGTGAAAG GGTGGCTGAGGCTCTTGAAGGAGGACGTCCGCTTGGGGG CGGCCGCCAGGAGCCGCGCGGCTCTGCTCCTCTACTCCGCCGACGACGCTGGCTTCGAGCGCCTGGTGGGCGCCCTGGCTTCGGCGCTGTTCCAGCTGCCGCTGCGCGTGGCCGTGGACCTGTGGAGCCGCCGCGAACTGAGTGCGCAGGGGCCCCTGGCCTGGTTCCACGCGCAGCGGCGCCAGACCCTGCAGGAGGGCGGCGTGGTGGTCCTGCTCTTCTCGCCCGGGGCCGTGGCGCTGTGCCGCGAATGGCTGCAGGACGCGAATTCGGCGCCCGGGGCTCACGGCCCGCACGACGCCTTCGCCGCCTCGCTCAGCTGCTTGCTGCCAGACTTCTTGCAGGGTCGGGCGCCCGGCCGCTACGTCGGGGCCTACTTCGACAGACTGCTGTCCCCGGACGCCGTGCCCGCCCTGTTCCGCAGCGTGCCGGTCTTCTCACTGCCCTCACAGATGCCCGAGTTCCTGGGGACCCTGCAGGGGCccgcagccccccacccctggcggCTCGCGGAGAGAGCGGAGCAGGTATCCCGGGCCCTGCAGCCCGCCCTGGACAGCTGCTTCCGGGCCCCGGGGACGGGACGCGGGATGGGGCCTGAGGCAGAGGACAGGACTTGA
- the IL17RC gene encoding interleukin-17 receptor C isoform X6, producing the protein MGVTTPGRGRAQAAQRRDPETGEGFRPLLPAGTQLSGRRGVVSAPLRGAGRTGPQAWVLPGTWKMPVPWFFLSLALGRNPVVLSLERVAGPQDTARCSPGLSCHLWDGDVLCLPGSLVSAPGPVLVPTGLQTELVLRCYKDTDCDLCVRVDVHLAVHGYWEEPEDEETFGIAEDPAIEEPRNASLQAHVVLSFQAYPTARCVLLEVRVPAALVQPGQSVGSVVFECFEAALGAEVRIWSYTQPRYQKELNLTQQLPDCRGLEVRDSIQSCWALPVLNVSADGNDVHLVVDIPEDQRFGLSLYWNQVPGPAKPWWHRNLTGPQTITLNHTDLVPCLCIQVWRLEPDSVRTSICPFREDPRAHRNLWRAARLQLLPPRAWRLDAPCSLPAEATLCWQAPDGGPCQPLVPPLPRENVTVNKALEFPLLKGHPNICVQVSTWEKQELQECLWADSLGPLKDDMLLVETRGPQDNRSLCALEPSGCTPLLSRASTRAARLGGPLLQDVQSGQCLQLWDDDLGALWACPMEKYIHRRWALVWMACLLLAAVLFLLLLLKKNHVKAAARSRAALLLYSADDAGFERLVGALASALFQLPLRVAVDLWSRRELSAQGPLAWFHAQRRQTLQEGGVVVLLFSPGAVALCREWLQDANSAPGAHGPHDAFAASLSCLLPDFLQGRAPGRYVGAYFDRLLSPDAVPALFRSVPVFSLPSQMPEFLGTLQGPAAPHPWRLAERAEQVSRALQPALDSCFRAPGTGRGMGPEAEDRT; encoded by the exons ATGGGAGTCACGACTCCTGGGAGAGGGCGTGCGCAAGCGGCCCAGCGCCGGGACCCCGAGACTGGGGAGGGCTTCCGGCCCCTCCTGCCCGCAGGCACGCAGCTGAGTGGGAGAAGAGGTGTGGTGTCAGCCCCCCTTCGGGGGGCGGGCAGGACAGGGCCTCAGGCCTGGGTGCTGCCTGGCACCTGGAAGATGCCTGTGCCCTGGTTCTTTCTGTCCTTGGCACTGGGCCGAAACCCTGTGGTCCTCTCTCTAGAGAGGGTTGCGGGGCCTCAGGACACTGCCCGCTGCTCTCCG GGCCTTTCCTGCCACCTCTGGG ATGGTGATGTGCTCTGCCTGCCTGGGAGCCTCGTGTCTGCCCCAGGCCCCGTGCTGGTGCCCACAGGCCTGCAGACAGAGCTGGTGCTAAGGTGCTACAAGGATACCGACTGTGACCTCTGTGTGCGTGTGGATGTCCACTTGGCTGTGCATG GGTACTGGGAAGAGCCTGAAGATGAAGAGACGTTTGGAATTGCAGAGGACCCAGCGATCGAGGAGCCTAGGAACG CCTCTCTCCAGGCCCACGTCGTGCTCTCCTTCCAGGCCTACCCTACTGCCCGCTGCGTCCTACTGGAGGTGCGAGTGCCTGCTGCCCTCGTGCAGCCTGGTCAGTCTGTG GGCTCTGTAGTATTTGAGTGCTTCGAGGCTGCCCTGGGGGCTGAGGTGCGAATCTGGTCCTACACTCAGCCCCGGTACCAGAAGGAACTCAATCTCACACAGCAGCTGCCTG ACTGCAGGGGTCTCGAAGTCCGGGACAGCATTCAGAGCTGCTGGG CCCTGCCCGTGCTCAACGTGTCTGCAGATGGCAATGACGTGCACCTGGTGGTGGACATCCCTGAGGATCAGCGCTTTGGCCTCTCCCTGTACTGGAACCAGGTCCCGGGCCCTGCAAAACCCTGGTGGCACAGAAACCTG ACTGGGCCGCAGACCATTACCTTGAACCACACAGACCTGGTTCCCTGCCTCTGTATTCAG GTGTGGCGTCTAGAGCCCGACTCTGTCAGGACCAGCATCTGCCCCTTTAGGGAGG ACCCCCGTGCACACCGGAACCTTTGGCGTGCCGCCCGGCTGCAGCTGCTGCCCCCGCGGGCCTGGCGGCTGGACGCGCCGTGCTCACTACCCGCTGAGGCCACACTGTGTTGGCAGGCACCGGATGGGGGCCCCTGCCAGCCGCTGGTCCCACCGCTGCCCCGAGAGAATGTCACTGTGAAT AAGGCTCTTGAGTTCCCATTGCTGAAAGGCCACCCCAACATCTGTGTCCAG GTGAGCACCTGGGAGAAGCAGGAGCTACAAGAGTGCTTGTGGGCTG ACTCCCTGGGGCCCCTCAAGGATGACATGCTGCTCGTGGAGACACGAGGCCCCCAGGACAACAGATCACTCTGCGCCTTGGAACCCAGTGGCTGCACTCCACTGCTTAGCAGGGCGTCCACG AGGGCAGCTCGTCTTGGAGGGCCGTTACTACAAGATGTGCAGTCAGGCCAGTGTCTTCAG CTGTGGGACGATGACCTGGGAGCACTATGGGCCTGCCCCATGGAAAAGT ACATCCACCGGCGCTGGGCCCTGGTCTGGATGGCCTGCTTACTCTTGGCCGctgtgcttttccttctcctcctcctcaaaAAGAACCACGTGAAAG CGGCCGCCAGGAGCCGCGCGGCTCTGCTCCTCTACTCCGCCGACGACGCTGGCTTCGAGCGCCTGGTGGGCGCCCTGGCTTCGGCGCTGTTCCAGCTGCCGCTGCGCGTGGCCGTGGACCTGTGGAGCCGCCGCGAACTGAGTGCGCAGGGGCCCCTGGCCTGGTTCCACGCGCAGCGGCGCCAGACCCTGCAGGAGGGCGGCGTGGTGGTCCTGCTCTTCTCGCCCGGGGCCGTGGCGCTGTGCCGCGAATGGCTGCAGGACGCGAATTCGGCGCCCGGGGCTCACGGCCCGCACGACGCCTTCGCCGCCTCGCTCAGCTGCTTGCTGCCAGACTTCTTGCAGGGTCGGGCGCCCGGCCGCTACGTCGGGGCCTACTTCGACAGACTGCTGTCCCCGGACGCCGTGCCCGCCCTGTTCCGCAGCGTGCCGGTCTTCTCACTGCCCTCACAGATGCCCGAGTTCCTGGGGACCCTGCAGGGGCccgcagccccccacccctggcggCTCGCGGAGAGAGCGGAGCAGGTATCCCGGGCCCTGCAGCCCGCCCTGGACAGCTGCTTCCGGGCCCCGGGGACGGGACGCGGGATGGGGCCTGAGGCAGAGGACAGGACTTGA